In Anas platyrhynchos isolate ZD024472 breed Pekin duck chromosome 7, IASCAAS_PekinDuck_T2T, whole genome shotgun sequence, one genomic interval encodes:
- the PRPF40A gene encoding pre-mRNA-processing factor 40 homolog A isoform X3 — protein sequence MQLTPGDAVRPVAAAAADQSPKGSRLAGRPDWPAGKPVSLLAPLLPPRGEPEPLMPFGPSSRQPLRGRLLGRCGGGSLLSPAMRPGAVDRGSLMMGHPGMPHYPPMGMHPMGQRPPNMPPVPHGMMPQMMPPMGGPPMGQMPGMMQSVMPGMMMSHMSQAAMQPTVPPGVNSMDAQVGVTPPGTQTTHPVVCAAQQTATTNSSVNEDHSKQKSTWTEHKSPDGRTYYYNTETKQSTWEKPDDLKTPAEQLLSKCPWKEYKSDSGKPYYYNSQTKESRWAKPKELEDLEAMIKAEENSTKPEESTAASSATGEAANASTTATTAAETAAAVTTTTTAAAAASEGETAAASGTENESTAAATAEEQGQQATSAPAAQEQSAEAAANATDDSSKQEGSADASSKKEDDDSQPVKKTYTWNTKEEAKQAFKELLKEKRVPSNASWEQAMKMIINDPRYSALAKLSEKKQAFNAYKVQTEKEEKEEARSKYKEAKESFQRFLENHEKMTSTTRYKKAEQMFGEMEVWNAISERDRLEIYEDVLFFLSKKEKEQAKQLRKRNWEALKNILDNMANVTYCTTWSEAQQYLMDNPTFAEDEELQNMDKEDALICFEEHIRALEKEEEEEKQKSLLRERRRQRKNRESFQIFLDELHEHGQLHSMSSWMELYPTISSDIRFTNMLGQPVFSSGSTALDLFKFYVEDLKARYHDEKKIIKDILKDKGFVVEVNTSFEDFVTVISSTKRATTLDAGNIKLAFNSLLEKAEAREREREKEEARKMKRKESAFKSMLKQATPPIELDAVWEDIRDRFVKEPAFEDITLESERKRIFKDFMHVLEHECQHHHSKNKKHSKKSKKHHRKRSRSRSGSESEDDDSHSKKKRQRSESRSVSERSSSAESERSYKKSKKHKKKSKKRRHKSDSPESDIERDKDKKERERESEKDRARQRSESKHKSPTKKRPGKDSGNWDTSGSELSEGELEKQRRTLLEQLDEDQ from the exons ATGCAGCTGACGCCGGGGGACGCCGTCCGGCCcgtggccgccgccgccgccgaccAATCGCCGAAGGGCAGCCGGCTGGCGGGCCGCCCCGACTGGCCGGCCGGCAAGCCCGTCAGCCTGCTGGCGCCGCTGCTCCCGCCCCGCGGCGAGCCCGAGCCGCTGATGCCCTTCGGGCCCTCCTCGCGGCAGCCGCTGCGGGGCCGGCTGCTGGGCAGGTGCGGAgggggcagcctgctcagccCCGCCATGCGGCCCGGAGCCGTGGACCGCGGGTCGCTGATG ATGGGACACCCAGGGATGCCACATTACCCGCCCATGGGAATGCACCCCATGGGGCAGAGGCCACCGAACATGCCGCCGGTTCCGCATGGTATGATGCCTCAGATGATGCCTCCCATGGGAGGACCACCGATGGGGCAG ATGCCTGGAATGATGCAATCAGTAATGCCTGGAATGATGATGTCCCACATGTCCCAAGCTGCTATGCAGCCTACAGTTCCG CCAGGAGTGAACAGCATGGACGCGCAAGTAG gtgtaaCGCCACCTGGAACTCAG ACAACACATCCTGTAGTTTGTGCAGCTCAGCAAACCGCCACAACCAACAGTTCTGTTAATGAAGACCACTCTAAACAG AAATCTACATGGACGGAACACAAATCACCTGATGGAAGAACATACTACTATAATACTGAAACAAAGCAGTCCACGTGGGAGAAGCCAGATGATCTCAAAACACCAGCTGAG caATTGTTGTCAAAGTGTCCCTGGAAAGAGTACAAATCTGATTCTGGAAAGCCATACTACTATAATTCCCAAACAAAGGAATCACGCTGGGCAAAACCCAAAGAACTTGAAGATCTTGAAG CAATGattaaagcagaagaaaacag CACCAAGCCTGAGGAGTCAACTGCAGCATCATCTGCTACAGGAGAAGCAGCAAATGCAAGCACCACAGCCACAACTGCTGCGGAAACCGCAGCAGCTGTCACCACCACCACTACTGCAGCGGCAGCAGCCTCTGAAGGAGAAACTGCTGCAGCTTCTGGGACAGAAAATGAGAGTACTGCCGCAGCCACAGCAGAGGAACAGGGACAGCAAGCGACTTCTGCGCCTGCTGCACAGGAACAGagtgcagaagctgcagctaATGCAACAGATGATTCTTCCAAGCAAGAGGGTTCAGCAGA TGCTTCTTCAAAGAAAGAGGACGATGATTCACAGCCAGTTAAAAAAACCTATACATGGAATACAaaggaagaagcaaagcaagcattTAAAGAACTCCTGAAAGAAAAG AGAGTACCATCTAATGCATCCTGGGAGCAAGCTATGAAAATGATCATTAATGATCCTAGATACAG TGCTTTGGCAAAGTTGAGTGAAAAAAAGCAAGCCTTTAATGCTTACAAagttcaaacagaaaaagaagaaaaagaagaagcaagATCAAAATACAAAGAAGCTAAAGAATCCTTCCAACGTTTTCTTGAAAACCATGAAAAGATGACATCCACAACAAGATACAA AAAAGCTGAACAAATGTTTGGGGAGATGGAAGTCTGGAATGCAATATCTGAGCGTGATCGTCTTGAAATTTATGAGGATGTCCTCTTTTTTCTGTCTAAGAAAGAGAAG gAACAAGCCAAACAGTTGCGAAAGAGGAATTGGGAAGCATTAAAGAACATACTAGATAACATGGCTAATGTCACTTACTGCACTACGTGGTCAGAGGCTCAGCAGTATCTGATGGACAATCCTACATTTGCAGAAGACGAGGAGCTTCAGA ATATGGATAAGGAAGATGCACTGATCTGTTTTGAAGAACATATCAGGGCActggaaaaagaggaggaagaagaaaaacagaaaagcttgCTTAGAGAAAGAAGGCGGCAGCGTAAAAATAGAGAATCTTTCCAG atatttttagaTGAACTTCATGAGCATGGACAATTACATTCAATGTCCTCTTGGATGGAGTTGTACCCAACCATAAGCTCTGACATCAGATTCACTAATATGCTTGGTCAACCTG TTTTTTCATCAGGATCAACAGCACTCGATCTTTTCAAGTTCTATGTTGAAGACTTAAAAGCACGTTACCATGATGAAAAGAAGATAATAAAAGACATCTTAAAG GATAAAGGATTTGTGGTTGAAGTGAACACTTCTTTTGAAGACTTTGTTACGGTCATCAGTTCAACTAAACGAGCTACAACTTTAGATGCAGGAAATATCAAGCTGGCTTTCAATAGT CTGCTAGAAAAGGCAGAAGCCCgtgaaagagagagggaaaaagaagaagctCGTAAAATGAAGCGGAAAGAGTCTGCCTTCAAGAGTATGCTGAAACAAGCTACTCCTCCGATTGAATTGGATGCTGTCTGGGAAGAT ATCAGAGATAGATTTGTGAAAGAGCCAGCATTTGAAGACATCACTCTAGAGTccgaaagaaaaagaatatttaaagatTTCATGCATGTACTAGAg CACGAGTGTCAGCACCATCATTCAAAGAACAAGAAACATTCTAAAAAGTCTAAAAAACATCACAGGAAGCGGTCTCGCTCTCGTTCG GGCTCAGAGTCTGAGGATGATGATAGTCattcaaagaagaaaaggcaacGGTCAGAATCTAGATCTGTGTCTGAGCGTTCTTCCAGTGCGGAATCTG AGAGAAGTTACAAGAAGTcaaaaaagcacaagaaaaagagcaagaagagAAGACATAAGTCT
- the PRPF40A gene encoding pre-mRNA-processing factor 40 homolog A isoform X5 yields MQLTPGDAVRPVAAAAADQSPKGSRLAGRPDWPAGKPVSLLAPLLPPRGEPEPLMPFGPSSRQPLRGRLLGRCGGGSLLSPAMRPGAVDRGSLMMGHPGMPHYPPMGMHPMGQRPPNMPPVPHGMMPQMMPPMGGPPMGQMPGMMQSVMPGMMMSHMSQAAMQPTVPPGVNSMDAQVGVTPPGTQTTHPVVCAAQQTATTNSSVNEDHSKQKSTWTEHKSPDGRTYYYNTETKQSTWEKPDDLKTPAEQLLSKCPWKEYKSDSGKPYYYNSQTKESRWAKPKELEDLEAMIKAEENSTKPEESTAASSATGEAANASTTATTAAETAAAVTTTTTAAAAASEGETAAASGTENESTAAATAEEQGQQATSAPAAQEQSAEAAANATDDSSKQEGSADASSKKEDDDSQPVKKTYTWNTKEEAKQAFKELLKEKRVPSNASWEQAMKMIINDPRYSALAKLSEKKQAFNAYKVQTEKEEKEEARSKYKEAKESFQRFLENHEKMTSTTRYKKAEQMFGEMEVWNAISERDRLEIYEDVLFFLSKKEKEQAKQLRKRNWEALKNILDNMANVTYCTTWSEAQQYLMDNPTFAEDEELQNMDKEDALICFEEHIRALEKEEEEEKQKSLLRERRRQRKNRESFQIFLDELHEHGQLHSMSSWMELYPTISSDIRFTNMLGQPGSTALDLFKFYVEDLKARYHDEKKIIKDILKDKGFVVEVNTSFEDFVTVISSTKRATTLDAGNIKLAFNSLLEKAEAREREREKEEARKMKRKESAFKSMLKQATPPIELDAVWEDIRDRFVKEPAFEDITLESERKRIFKDFMHVLEHECQHHHSKNKKHSKKSKKHHRKRSRSRSGSESEDDDSHSKKKRQRSESRSVSERSSSAESERSYKKSKKHKKKSKKRRHKSGNWDTSGSELSEGELEKQRRTLLEQLDEDQ; encoded by the exons ATGCAGCTGACGCCGGGGGACGCCGTCCGGCCcgtggccgccgccgccgccgaccAATCGCCGAAGGGCAGCCGGCTGGCGGGCCGCCCCGACTGGCCGGCCGGCAAGCCCGTCAGCCTGCTGGCGCCGCTGCTCCCGCCCCGCGGCGAGCCCGAGCCGCTGATGCCCTTCGGGCCCTCCTCGCGGCAGCCGCTGCGGGGCCGGCTGCTGGGCAGGTGCGGAgggggcagcctgctcagccCCGCCATGCGGCCCGGAGCCGTGGACCGCGGGTCGCTGATG ATGGGACACCCAGGGATGCCACATTACCCGCCCATGGGAATGCACCCCATGGGGCAGAGGCCACCGAACATGCCGCCGGTTCCGCATGGTATGATGCCTCAGATGATGCCTCCCATGGGAGGACCACCGATGGGGCAG ATGCCTGGAATGATGCAATCAGTAATGCCTGGAATGATGATGTCCCACATGTCCCAAGCTGCTATGCAGCCTACAGTTCCG CCAGGAGTGAACAGCATGGACGCGCAAGTAG gtgtaaCGCCACCTGGAACTCAG ACAACACATCCTGTAGTTTGTGCAGCTCAGCAAACCGCCACAACCAACAGTTCTGTTAATGAAGACCACTCTAAACAG AAATCTACATGGACGGAACACAAATCACCTGATGGAAGAACATACTACTATAATACTGAAACAAAGCAGTCCACGTGGGAGAAGCCAGATGATCTCAAAACACCAGCTGAG caATTGTTGTCAAAGTGTCCCTGGAAAGAGTACAAATCTGATTCTGGAAAGCCATACTACTATAATTCCCAAACAAAGGAATCACGCTGGGCAAAACCCAAAGAACTTGAAGATCTTGAAG CAATGattaaagcagaagaaaacag CACCAAGCCTGAGGAGTCAACTGCAGCATCATCTGCTACAGGAGAAGCAGCAAATGCAAGCACCACAGCCACAACTGCTGCGGAAACCGCAGCAGCTGTCACCACCACCACTACTGCAGCGGCAGCAGCCTCTGAAGGAGAAACTGCTGCAGCTTCTGGGACAGAAAATGAGAGTACTGCCGCAGCCACAGCAGAGGAACAGGGACAGCAAGCGACTTCTGCGCCTGCTGCACAGGAACAGagtgcagaagctgcagctaATGCAACAGATGATTCTTCCAAGCAAGAGGGTTCAGCAGA TGCTTCTTCAAAGAAAGAGGACGATGATTCACAGCCAGTTAAAAAAACCTATACATGGAATACAaaggaagaagcaaagcaagcattTAAAGAACTCCTGAAAGAAAAG AGAGTACCATCTAATGCATCCTGGGAGCAAGCTATGAAAATGATCATTAATGATCCTAGATACAG TGCTTTGGCAAAGTTGAGTGAAAAAAAGCAAGCCTTTAATGCTTACAAagttcaaacagaaaaagaagaaaaagaagaagcaagATCAAAATACAAAGAAGCTAAAGAATCCTTCCAACGTTTTCTTGAAAACCATGAAAAGATGACATCCACAACAAGATACAA AAAAGCTGAACAAATGTTTGGGGAGATGGAAGTCTGGAATGCAATATCTGAGCGTGATCGTCTTGAAATTTATGAGGATGTCCTCTTTTTTCTGTCTAAGAAAGAGAAG gAACAAGCCAAACAGTTGCGAAAGAGGAATTGGGAAGCATTAAAGAACATACTAGATAACATGGCTAATGTCACTTACTGCACTACGTGGTCAGAGGCTCAGCAGTATCTGATGGACAATCCTACATTTGCAGAAGACGAGGAGCTTCAGA ATATGGATAAGGAAGATGCACTGATCTGTTTTGAAGAACATATCAGGGCActggaaaaagaggaggaagaagaaaaacagaaaagcttgCTTAGAGAAAGAAGGCGGCAGCGTAAAAATAGAGAATCTTTCCAG atatttttagaTGAACTTCATGAGCATGGACAATTACATTCAATGTCCTCTTGGATGGAGTTGTACCCAACCATAAGCTCTGACATCAGATTCACTAATATGCTTGGTCAACCTG GATCAACAGCACTCGATCTTTTCAAGTTCTATGTTGAAGACTTAAAAGCACGTTACCATGATGAAAAGAAGATAATAAAAGACATCTTAAAG GATAAAGGATTTGTGGTTGAAGTGAACACTTCTTTTGAAGACTTTGTTACGGTCATCAGTTCAACTAAACGAGCTACAACTTTAGATGCAGGAAATATCAAGCTGGCTTTCAATAGT CTGCTAGAAAAGGCAGAAGCCCgtgaaagagagagggaaaaagaagaagctCGTAAAATGAAGCGGAAAGAGTCTGCCTTCAAGAGTATGCTGAAACAAGCTACTCCTCCGATTGAATTGGATGCTGTCTGGGAAGAT ATCAGAGATAGATTTGTGAAAGAGCCAGCATTTGAAGACATCACTCTAGAGTccgaaagaaaaagaatatttaaagatTTCATGCATGTACTAGAg CACGAGTGTCAGCACCATCATTCAAAGAACAAGAAACATTCTAAAAAGTCTAAAAAACATCACAGGAAGCGGTCTCGCTCTCGTTCG GGCTCAGAGTCTGAGGATGATGATAGTCattcaaagaagaaaaggcaacGGTCAGAATCTAGATCTGTGTCTGAGCGTTCTTCCAGTGCGGAATCTG AGAGAAGTTACAAGAAGTcaaaaaagcacaagaaaaagagcaagaagagAAGACATAAGTCT
- the PRPF40A gene encoding pre-mRNA-processing factor 40 homolog A isoform X1, whose translation MQLTPGDAVRPVAAAAADQSPKGSRLAGRPDWPAGKPVSLLAPLLPPRGEPEPLMPFGPSSRQPLRGRLLGRCGGGSLLSPAMRPGAVDRGSLMMGHPGMPHYPPMGMHPMGQRPPNMPPVPHGMMPQMMPPMGGPPMGQMPGMMQSVMPGMMMSHMSQAAMQPTVPPGVNSMDAQVGVTPPGTQSSVLFRPQTTHPVVCAAQQTATTNSSVNEDHSKQKSTWTEHKSPDGRTYYYNTETKQSTWEKPDDLKTPAEQLLSKCPWKEYKSDSGKPYYYNSQTKESRWAKPKELEDLEAMIKAEENSTKPEESTAASSATGEAANASTTATTAAETAAAVTTTTTAAAAASEGETAAASGTENESTAAATAEEQGQQATSAPAAQEQSAEAAANATDDSSKQEGSADASSKKEDDDSQPVKKTYTWNTKEEAKQAFKELLKEKRVPSNASWEQAMKMIINDPRYSALAKLSEKKQAFNAYKVQTEKEEKEEARSKYKEAKESFQRFLENHEKMTSTTRYKKAEQMFGEMEVWNAISERDRLEIYEDVLFFLSKKEKEQAKQLRKRNWEALKNILDNMANVTYCTTWSEAQQYLMDNPTFAEDEELQNMDKEDALICFEEHIRALEKEEEEEKQKSLLRERRRQRKNRESFQIFLDELHEHGQLHSMSSWMELYPTISSDIRFTNMLGQPVFSSGSTALDLFKFYVEDLKARYHDEKKIIKDILKDKGFVVEVNTSFEDFVTVISSTKRATTLDAGNIKLAFNSLLEKAEAREREREKEEARKMKRKESAFKSMLKQATPPIELDAVWEDIRDRFVKEPAFEDITLESERKRIFKDFMHVLEHECQHHHSKNKKHSKKSKKHHRKRSRSRSGSESEDDDSHSKKKRQRSESRSVSERSSSAESERSYKKSKKHKKKSKKRRHKSDSPESDIERDKDKKERERESEKDRARQRSESKHKSPTKKRPGKDSGNWDTSGSELSEGELEKQRRTLLEQLDEDQ comes from the exons ATGCAGCTGACGCCGGGGGACGCCGTCCGGCCcgtggccgccgccgccgccgaccAATCGCCGAAGGGCAGCCGGCTGGCGGGCCGCCCCGACTGGCCGGCCGGCAAGCCCGTCAGCCTGCTGGCGCCGCTGCTCCCGCCCCGCGGCGAGCCCGAGCCGCTGATGCCCTTCGGGCCCTCCTCGCGGCAGCCGCTGCGGGGCCGGCTGCTGGGCAGGTGCGGAgggggcagcctgctcagccCCGCCATGCGGCCCGGAGCCGTGGACCGCGGGTCGCTGATG ATGGGACACCCAGGGATGCCACATTACCCGCCCATGGGAATGCACCCCATGGGGCAGAGGCCACCGAACATGCCGCCGGTTCCGCATGGTATGATGCCTCAGATGATGCCTCCCATGGGAGGACCACCGATGGGGCAG ATGCCTGGAATGATGCAATCAGTAATGCCTGGAATGATGATGTCCCACATGTCCCAAGCTGCTATGCAGCCTACAGTTCCG CCAGGAGTGAACAGCATGGACGCGCAAGTAG gtgtaaCGCCACCTGGAACTCAG AGCTCTGTTTTGTTTCGCCCTCAGACAACACATCCTGTAGTTTGTGCAGCTCAGCAAACCGCCACAACCAACAGTTCTGTTAATGAAGACCACTCTAAACAG AAATCTACATGGACGGAACACAAATCACCTGATGGAAGAACATACTACTATAATACTGAAACAAAGCAGTCCACGTGGGAGAAGCCAGATGATCTCAAAACACCAGCTGAG caATTGTTGTCAAAGTGTCCCTGGAAAGAGTACAAATCTGATTCTGGAAAGCCATACTACTATAATTCCCAAACAAAGGAATCACGCTGGGCAAAACCCAAAGAACTTGAAGATCTTGAAG CAATGattaaagcagaagaaaacag CACCAAGCCTGAGGAGTCAACTGCAGCATCATCTGCTACAGGAGAAGCAGCAAATGCAAGCACCACAGCCACAACTGCTGCGGAAACCGCAGCAGCTGTCACCACCACCACTACTGCAGCGGCAGCAGCCTCTGAAGGAGAAACTGCTGCAGCTTCTGGGACAGAAAATGAGAGTACTGCCGCAGCCACAGCAGAGGAACAGGGACAGCAAGCGACTTCTGCGCCTGCTGCACAGGAACAGagtgcagaagctgcagctaATGCAACAGATGATTCTTCCAAGCAAGAGGGTTCAGCAGA TGCTTCTTCAAAGAAAGAGGACGATGATTCACAGCCAGTTAAAAAAACCTATACATGGAATACAaaggaagaagcaaagcaagcattTAAAGAACTCCTGAAAGAAAAG AGAGTACCATCTAATGCATCCTGGGAGCAAGCTATGAAAATGATCATTAATGATCCTAGATACAG TGCTTTGGCAAAGTTGAGTGAAAAAAAGCAAGCCTTTAATGCTTACAAagttcaaacagaaaaagaagaaaaagaagaagcaagATCAAAATACAAAGAAGCTAAAGAATCCTTCCAACGTTTTCTTGAAAACCATGAAAAGATGACATCCACAACAAGATACAA AAAAGCTGAACAAATGTTTGGGGAGATGGAAGTCTGGAATGCAATATCTGAGCGTGATCGTCTTGAAATTTATGAGGATGTCCTCTTTTTTCTGTCTAAGAAAGAGAAG gAACAAGCCAAACAGTTGCGAAAGAGGAATTGGGAAGCATTAAAGAACATACTAGATAACATGGCTAATGTCACTTACTGCACTACGTGGTCAGAGGCTCAGCAGTATCTGATGGACAATCCTACATTTGCAGAAGACGAGGAGCTTCAGA ATATGGATAAGGAAGATGCACTGATCTGTTTTGAAGAACATATCAGGGCActggaaaaagaggaggaagaagaaaaacagaaaagcttgCTTAGAGAAAGAAGGCGGCAGCGTAAAAATAGAGAATCTTTCCAG atatttttagaTGAACTTCATGAGCATGGACAATTACATTCAATGTCCTCTTGGATGGAGTTGTACCCAACCATAAGCTCTGACATCAGATTCACTAATATGCTTGGTCAACCTG TTTTTTCATCAGGATCAACAGCACTCGATCTTTTCAAGTTCTATGTTGAAGACTTAAAAGCACGTTACCATGATGAAAAGAAGATAATAAAAGACATCTTAAAG GATAAAGGATTTGTGGTTGAAGTGAACACTTCTTTTGAAGACTTTGTTACGGTCATCAGTTCAACTAAACGAGCTACAACTTTAGATGCAGGAAATATCAAGCTGGCTTTCAATAGT CTGCTAGAAAAGGCAGAAGCCCgtgaaagagagagggaaaaagaagaagctCGTAAAATGAAGCGGAAAGAGTCTGCCTTCAAGAGTATGCTGAAACAAGCTACTCCTCCGATTGAATTGGATGCTGTCTGGGAAGAT ATCAGAGATAGATTTGTGAAAGAGCCAGCATTTGAAGACATCACTCTAGAGTccgaaagaaaaagaatatttaaagatTTCATGCATGTACTAGAg CACGAGTGTCAGCACCATCATTCAAAGAACAAGAAACATTCTAAAAAGTCTAAAAAACATCACAGGAAGCGGTCTCGCTCTCGTTCG GGCTCAGAGTCTGAGGATGATGATAGTCattcaaagaagaaaaggcaacGGTCAGAATCTAGATCTGTGTCTGAGCGTTCTTCCAGTGCGGAATCTG AGAGAAGTTACAAGAAGTcaaaaaagcacaagaaaaagagcaagaagagAAGACATAAGTCT